The Oncorhynchus masou masou isolate Uvic2021 chromosome 13, UVic_Omas_1.1, whole genome shotgun sequence genomic interval ttctctgttttttttttttttttttttgggggggggggggtgagttttTAAAGACAGATGATGAAAGAAACAAATGTAGAAATAACAGTTAGTGAAATTCATTCATTATCGGGTGAAACAAAGTGTTCCAACATTTCTCGTCCTAAGAAGTCTTTCATCTTTAAAGACTTTCCCTGGACTGAGCTCCCTGAAAGCAAACTGAAATGTGACCATTAGCCAACCgttggttcctctctctctctctctctctctctctgtgtattctaCAATCCACCTATACATCCTCCCTATTACATAGTTTTCTGGGGCACCTACTCTGAACGAACAAGCCTTTATCAACTCCCATTCTAGAGACTAACAGCCTACATTAAAGGCACAACAAAAGGGAATAAGTCTGACACACACCGTCGGCCGGCTGCATCTCGCCTGTCATTGCTTCTTCCACACACATATCTCTGGAGCTCTCTCTCTAACAACCCACCCCCCCCCAGCAGAGGCTGCCACCCAGACCTCACTCCAGCCCCTCCCTCACTGCCCCCCTCCTCACCGAGCCTCTTCAGGGAGCTGTAGTGGCTGATCTCAGGTTTCATGGCCGCCTCGTAGGAGGGGGGAAGCTGGGCCAGGTTGTGGAAGGAGTGCGAGAAAGGGGGTTGCGGGTGCAGGCCGGAGCTGCTGTGCTTGCCGGTGAGGAGGGTCCCCGTGGAGGCCAGCTGAGCGTTGTTCATGCGGGGCACGCGctctggaggaggaagaggaagacattTTCAAAGACCCGACACACACGGGAGCATTAATCAGGGCCCTAACACACAGGGATACATTTAGAATGAGTATGTTTATAAGGACCtgatatacacacatatatatatttataaggACCTAACACCTATATGGTGGGTAGCTACATTTATAACGGGCCAACATGTATTTAAAATTAACTTAAAGGTACATATACATTGACGAAACGTGCCAATTCCTTACAAGTTACTAGTCTTAGAGAATTGCTGCAATTTGTAATTTGTACATTTTCAAGTCATTCTAAGGCGACTCGTATGAGGTAACATATAAAACAAGCCAAGATGATTGTCTGACACTTTGGCCATTGACCATGTACAATAATGGGCAATAACAGCCAAGAATATCTTTATAACCACTGAGGGAACACACGGGAGACATTGACCACTGTGGAGTAACATGTGCAGGCTTCAGGTCACTGACTTCACTCAAGCCAAGGCTCATAGTGTAAGTAAGCACACTTACAACACAAACGGATACAGTATGTAGCGCATACTGAGACACTTACGAgggagacgcacacacacagagtgagtggGAGCATTGAAACAGCGACAGGGTTAAGGAAACAGAGACTGTGCTGAGGGGGGGAAACACCCGATGGGACATGTATAACACCAGACAGACGTGTCACGAGGCCTACTCACACACCCCGCCGCCTGTGTCAGCTAGTTAGGCTTACCCTTAGCAGCCGAGCGTTTGGGACTGGAACCAGACACCTGGATAAAATTGTGGTGCAAGTTGCCAACTGCAAGAGAGCACAGCGAACACTGACGGTACAGCCACTCGTGCGTGTACGCGTGAATCATGAGcattgtttgcgtgtgtgtggtggagtGTGTGCGGTGGGGTTACGTGAGCGTGTTTAGAGTGCAAGCATTGTTGAGCGCGACTCCATACAGTCAGCGTTACCAGGCTACTGCGTCCACCTCCGCTGTCCGCGATCATCACTGTAAGGGTTCGTGTACATCTGAaaacaggctgttactgtgttATTACAATGTAATAACAGCGTTAGTGTCAAGACACTAACATTGCTATGACAGTGTTGTCCAAATGCGTTCTGTTGCGTCACTCACTGCGGTTGTCTTTGCTCTGGAGCACCGGGGTGTAGAGGCTCTTGGGGGGACGACCGAGGCCGTCTCCTACGGTGGCGTTTGTCAGGACGCTGCTGTCGTTCCTCTCACCCTGTTGGACTGGGCTGGCCTGGCTGCGTAGGATGTCCACCAGGGCTCtgggagaatgaggagagaagaggaggggagcgGAAAAAAATCATGGACAAGGGTGGGAGAGTAGAACAAACTACTTTCCGTTCAAAAGTAGAGCATTCGACTTAGCTGGCCACCAACGTAAATGTGCTACTTGTTCATTGATCGTGGTTCAGTTTCATCACCCCTGTGGCTTGTGGCctcaatggatttaaaaaaagacTAAAACCCACTGACAGACCCACATACACCCACACGGCCATTTATTCAGACAGTGTTTACTGATCGTTTGCTCAAAGACAATTCTCCGTTCCTTTCTCACCTGGGCATGTTGATGTCTCTGTTCCGGGGTCGTCGGGACATCTTGTGGAAGGCCACCTTGATGCCCACGGCCACCACCAGGGTGACGGAGATCACCCCTCCGATCACGTACGCCGTGCTGTTGCTCTGCTGCTGCAGCTGCTCCGAGTCTGGGTCACCCCGGTTCCCCGACAGCGGGGGGTTCGTCTGCGGTGTGTCGAGCCAACCGGGCGAGTTGTAGTTGTTGCACGACTCCTGGTCCAAGCGGCTACGCTGGTGATCACAACAGTAGCGGTAGTGGCAGGTGCCGCAGCAGTAGATGTAGGTGCCCTTGGAGCAGTTGAAAGTGCTGTCTAACTGGCCCATGACGTCGTAGTAGGCCCGACACACGTCCACATCCACCAGGCGCCGGGGGGGCGGAGCCACCTGGGCAGCACCCAGAGGGGGCTTGAGGGCGTCAGCTGCCGTCATGTTCTGAGGGAGCTTGATCTGGGGGAGGGGCTTGGGGAGCGTTTCGGGTTCTTTGGGCTCGCCGTCGTGAGCGTCCTCCATCTCAGCCGCTTTAGGCGCCACCTTCGCCCCCCCCGGGGGCGGCGGCATCGGTTTGTTACCAAAGCCGGTGAGGAGGAACAGGGTGGTGCCGCTGGATGAGCGGCGCTCTGTGGTGATGGTGACGGCGGAAAGGACGAGGCCGGACACAAGGGAAAATATGAGGGAGTTGCTGAACATCCTTCTGTAGGTTCTTGGCCTCATTTTTCAACGTTTCTGAGCCAAAGTGTTATTTTTTAAAGACCCGCCGCCGGGTGTTCAAATATCGAGGTCCTCTTCCAAGAGGGAAAGTGTCTTCTTTGAATTTCACTGGCGTGCAAGTCTAAAAAATATAAAAAGCTTCTACTCAAGGTTTCAATTGGAATACGATGAACTAATCCTTTGTTAGTGCTTCCGTGTACAGAAAACACACTCGTGCGGGCGTTTTTACGGCGTTTAAAAGTGATTTTTGCTTTTGCTTGTTCAAGCAATGCGTGTGGCGTGTAACttgtatgtatttatgtaaacATCTCTCTCAAGCTATCAATACAAATCTATTCACGTTCGTAAGCAGCTTATGTAAACGTTGAGGTTTTATATATTCCTATATTTCTACGTTCTAGACCTTAGCACGTACTGGCCTATATTATGGCTATACTTGTGAAAGGACAATTTGAAGTTTGTCTCGACAACTTCAACTTAgcacacaaaaacaaaatagaTGATGAGGATGCTGGAAAATGTATATATTGTAAACATCAGTCAATAAAGTGTTATTTAATGGAATGGTAAGAGTAATGATAATGTTTGTGGTCTCTactgtgcagacctcactaaaaTGGCAAGTGTGGGTTGTCTTTCTTTATGAGAGGCAGTATTATCTTGTAAACAAAATCAATGTGTAAACGTTTCGTACCAGTCGGACTCTTTTGAACTATCCCACAGAGTTATGAATAAAGTAGCAAGCAAATCCGATTTGAAGGGCAGGTGTAGTCTGTAAACATTAAGGGTTGCATGTAAACTTCATTTTCTTTATTTGAGTACTTTTCACCTATGCTTAATTATATTATCACTTGGAATTGGCACTTCCATTTTCTGCATTTAACCCGCAAACCTTAATGTAAAAACTTTGTGTGAATTGTAAACAATGGTGTTGGCAGCTTTAGGTGCCTCTAATTCCCCATGTCCATACATGTGCTAGAACAGATTGGTTTATTATCAGTTTATTATCAGTATTAGCTGTATTATCAGTATTAACATTCTGCACTGAATGTTCTATTTGTTCACAAACTTTGAATATTGAGAGAAAGGAAATAGAGGTGGGGTGGTCAATTGAGGAAATATCATTCAGAGAGACTTGGGATTCTAAATTTCGGACTTAAATGCAGTGGTTGgaaaagcacccccccccccccccccctccccctccccccaaaaaaggtTTGCGCTTTGAGAAAAGGACCAATCACAAAAGCTTGTCAACAAGGTCCGGTGAAAATGGGTACTGAAGAAATGTACCAAGTAGCATATATAGTTGAGACAAACTGGGACCACACAATTCACGCCTAACTTAGTGAGAAAGGGAAAACTAAGATATACCACAGCGAGTGATGGACCAAATGAATAAAGGCAGCCAGAGATAGTAATTTCTGTTTGTTGGTGAATTAGGAAAaggtgagagggaaggagggactggtgaatGGGAGGTGGAGGGACGAAAGGAGGCTAAGGATCTATGTGCGTTTGATCCCCTTGCGGGAGTGTCTCTGCTCTGAGTTTAACTCGGCCCAACAGAATAGAACGAAGGTGGGCTTGGGCCCGGTTCTGGCAGGACAGCGCGGCTCCGCCCACAGAACAGACATGAAAATGTCTGGATTCATTGGTTCAATGCAGAATATGTGGAGAAAATGTACACTATGATATGGCCCCTTTACATCCTAACCTAACCTGGGCTGATGACTACAGATACATGGTCATTGTGACCTAAACGAGAAAAGTAGAACATTCTAATATGAATAGCTTTCTAAGCTATTTTCTTCTGAAAATGAACGTGGGAAATGGTATCCTAGTGTCATATAAGCTCTTCACTGTATCCCTGAATGTATGAGCGCGCCTATATTTGAAAGTGACTATAAGAGATGTTGTTGATGCAACGAAGTCTTAAAACAGGGTAAGATGGTAGATCTAAATGTTGGGTCATAGTATGGCTGGTGTGATATGGCTTATGTGTTAAAGTGTTATCTCCTTTGACAGACACCATCAATACACTGAGGGGGCTGTGTTGCATGTTTTGAGAGGAAGAAAAGAGGAACACAAGGGTTTGAATAGCATCTGGGTTAAAAGGAAACGGGGGATTTTCAGATTGTTACATGTAGTGTGCCTACATGTGCTGTATGGGAGAATGCtagagagatgctgagagagagaagaagaagaagaagaaatgtgAGGTATATAATGAGGGAGATAAGCAAAGTAGCGACAAAATAGCAGCGAGGTCAATGTATCACGTTATATGTGACTTGTCTTGCCCTTCAGTCAGTCAACGCCTCGTTCGATTGATCGATCTGGGGCCTAGCTTTCAGAGCCTGAGCAAGTTTGGGAGTTATCACTGCTTACCACTCTCCAACTAATGTACTACAAACAAATACAGGTCACCATTAAAGATTAGTTGAATGAACCAATAATAATACACTATTCATCCAAATCTGAAAGCTTTTAGGAGcagaaaattattattatttttttaactgaCGAAGGACAGTAAATGTAGATTTAACTACAGGCATTAGGCTAACTCTCCACAATGTGGTTCTAACTACTTTTTGATTGATAGAATGTTATAACTTTATGTACGCTTTGAGCTTCAATGCTATTTTGATGTAATAAGGATATgaaatgtttattttatgtgtTAGGGAGACAAATGAAAAAACGACTATTCTGATATTGAATCTGAACGCTGTGTGAACTCAAGATAACACTAAGTGAAACACGAGGTATGAATGGCAAGCGTGACTTTGGTAGTTTCGTTGTTGTCGTTATCTTTCTTTTTTCTTGCACAGTTCGCACGGCACTGGTTTAGGTCTCGCTCGAAACAAAACAGGGGAAGAAAGGAAAACAGTCAGTGCAAATTAAGGTccaaaatcccccccccccccccccccacgcacacaaaaaaaatactgagaaaaggaaaaagggatgtCGAAAGTCCAGTGTAATTAGCAAACAGCCTCTGGATCTAAAGAGGGGGGGGGAACGTCCCCTTAGTTGTTCCACCTGGCCAAGACAGTGATGATGACGTAATCCAGGTTTGAGGTTCTTTCTttgcttcttttttttcttcttcaaactTCTACGACTTTACTTATTCTAAATTGACACTGCAAAAAGAAGAAGACATAAACAGTTGGCTAATGACTGGTATAAGCAGTAATTAACAAGTGCATACATTCACTCTGTTTGGCTAAATCGATTCATATTTCAGATTGCGTGATATCCACGGTGTAAAAATGACAATGAATGTTGCATTCATTTAAAAGCAATGATTTAATTGAATCTAATCATCATATGGTCAGCAAATCTGTAACATGAAACACAATTCGGAAAAGCTCATCCTTTCACACCAGACCTTGAATGTCACAGTTTTAGACTCCCGAGGACTACAGTCTCCTACAGTCCTTCGTTAGGTAAGGACCTGCGAGATCACACTACGTTAACATCAACTTCGAGAGAATAGACATGTTTtgacttcaacaacaacaaaaaacagctaGATGAGACATGATGATGAGACACACCATATGGATAGTACTGACACCGAGAGACGAGTGTCAGGGGAGAAGAGTAGgtctcatagtgaagactgggcctcgagaggagagaaaggaggggagaagcCACAGATGTGAGCAGGGTGGGGGGTTGCCCGGAATGGGAGTATCCTTCCCgaaatgggaggggggggggcaaagctGGGTTGGAGGCCCACAGTGGAGTCTCTTGTGCTGAAAAGTTAAGGGGGCCTTTAAAATCACTGACTGTCCTGGGGGGGCCATTTGCATTCCGTTTCCTGGATGCAGCAATTAAGAAGGTATTGACAACAGCTGATCTCCTCTAATGTGATGCTTTCTAGGCAGACCCATCGGTTTCGACAGACACACCACTCGGCCTGGCCACAAATATGGAGATGTTATATGGAACAGAGAATTCCGAACATGTACGCTGTCTGAGCATCTGCATATGCCTGGCCCCTACCGCGAGCACACAGGTCTTAAAGAGACAGCACACATGCTGGCACACAGCGTGTTAGTGCTACACCgacccccccacctccctcccgctctctctctctgccagtgaGTGGGCTGGAGCAGGCTCTCTCAGAATAGCACTGCAGCATCGAacgagaggaagagtgagagagggaacgAAAGGAAGGAGCAACACCGTCCTCCACCTCCCATATCAACACATATCCGTCTATCCATTGTCTTATCAATGCCCTCCGTGGGGCAATGAGCTTTGTGtcacctctcctcctttcccaagTATCTCTCCATCTCGCCCTCCTCCCATGCGGCTCAGTGTCAGATGTTTGTCCACCCCACCGCTTCTCTTGTTAGTCCACCCTACCCCAccttttctccccatctctctctggaCTGAGGCATGCTGGTTCAAAAGGCAGTGCACTAGGACAGTGAGCAACAGCCCTCCGAAGAAGAGGCATCATGAATTATGGAAGCAACTTAATTACTGTAGACCCATTACCGACTCCCTTGATAAGTTAACGATTAATTACCTTTAATACTGGGAAACGCTGTAGTATTTTTGACCATTATTGAACTATTGTGGTTGTTTCCTAATGTGCCATATCATGTAGCATTCATTGAGCTTAGTCTATAGGCTCTTTGTGGGAGAATATATATCGATAAGCCTCCCGCGGCTGAGGTTTTGGGCAGCAAACAGGTGCCTCTACGTGACAATGTTATCAAAGCAAAACCATATCCATACACATTGAAGTTAGGCAGGCTTGCTGGCCACGAGCATGATGGCACGGTTGGTGTGTCGACATTTGCATTCATGTGGCGTTGCTCATGTCGGGAACAAGTCATACAGTCATTGTGTGCCTAGGCCAATTCACACACTTCCATTTTCTATTGCTGCTAGATGACTTCGTTTGTGGGGGGGGAAACGGACAAGATAGACATAAAATGGGAGGGTAGTTATCGTGGTCGAGGCGCAAAGAGCGAGACCTGTTCACGTGCGAGTTTCGTTAGGCAACGTTGCAGCACTAAACAGAAACAAAATGAAGGAACGACTTACCTGCGAGTCGCTGATTGTATTCAAAGGGCAATAAGATGATGGTCCATTTTTAGATGCGGTCGTCAGGCCCGTCACCATGTTTCCTTGAAATTAAACAAGGAGGGAAAATATTGTAGCACATCAATTGTTGCCAATACAATAATTCCAATATAAATTGAGTAAAAAATGGTCATACACTATGCCACATCACAATGAAAGCCCATAGATTGGAGTTCACACGCGGATGCGCTGGTCTCTTCCAAATATTAAATAACTACACAAAAATTGTGTGTGTCATATGGTCAAAAATAATTGTTAGAAAAATTGAAAAATCAGCACTCAATTAATAATTAACTTCCATCCTAAATTGAGAGAGTCGTGTTTATCTATCCACTCGAATGAGGCTGTGGAAATCCGTTTTCAAGCTTTTGAAGTTATGCAAACAGGAGAACATTAATCAGATTTTGTTCATTAAAAAGTGTTCAAAAGGTAGCTTTACCGGATGTATAGTAGTCCATTCACCAACATTGGATCTTAATTGTGATTCCCGGAAAATAACTGATCATGCCTACATTTTCCATTGTAATTCCAGGTGAGGATGAAATGAATTTGTCTCGAAGGACATGCTTCTCTCCGAATAGACATAGAAAATCGCAcaataataaaacattttttttaaacgagGGGGAGGTCGTCTAACTAAATTATATCAGAACATATATTTTCAATCACATATTGCTATTTCCTTTTAGCGGCGACTATAATCCTCACTGCGCTCCCCCCTTTGCTATAGAGGTTCCACCGCGTTGATGAAATTCATAAAAAGTAATTGCTTTCACAAAGGTCCGCCACACTCGATGCTCACTCATTGATAGGACAATATGGTAGGCCCACTTGTCCACGTTTCCATTTGTTAAGTGAGCAAAAGTATCTACCAATCGGTGACACGCTTTATTCCCAATGAGCTCTCTCTTTCGCGGAAACATTGGTTTACAAACGGGGATGGAATAGAATGGTTTAAACGCATGCACCAGGAGCGAACACGCACACGCCTTCAAAAAAGCAAAATGTTTATGTTCTATGTAAACAACAAAGCTCACTGCAAATAACAGTGGAATGCAAACATCTAAAACACTAGCAAAGTGATGGGGGAAAATTGACACTGCTTTACAGCGTTTCATGGGAAaatagatagagagggaagagTCTAGGATAATGCAGTGTCATTAGTTGCCTTGACAACCATGTCCATGTATTTCAGCTAATTATGAATTTGATGGAAATTAGTAGATGCTTGTTTCCTTCCTCCCAGTCACTGCCCCATTCACTAAATGACGTCATCACAAGAAAAAAGGAAatatgcaaatatatatatatatataaaaaaaaaacttcaATTCGTTGCACAAACTGTTCCCAAATCCTCTCAGGCATGCCTTCCCTCAGTGACAGATACATTACAGTACCCTGTAGGCTACATAAAatagaaccgaacagagcagaatagaaaaTAATATGCATcaaactctaccataaagtccacCATTGGTGGAAGCATTATTATGTGACAGGGGCAGCAATATTGATTAGTGTAGCAGAACAGAGGCACACTGAAGGACTGTATGGGGTCTGTGGCCCCACAGATGGTCTTCTATAACATGGTACACGGTGGCTCTTAGAGCCATGGTTAGGCAACTGTCCAAATCATCACTTCTCACCAGTGATTACTCTGAACGTCAGTATATCAATGAATTAACCAAACACATGATCAATATTGTCTCCAGGAGGCTAACAAACATGGCAATAGTCATTTTAACCTCAAAGGTAAGTGCTGACCGGACGCTTCGCAAATGAAAACTCTGAAATTGCATCTGAATGAAATGTCCAGAGACTCACGTTTCACTCCATAATAGCTATTTGAGGACAGGCTAAAAGAGAACCCTTGTGAACCAGCCACAGGAAATACTCCCCTCTGAACAGGAAATGGAGAATTCTCAGGGGTATCTATAGTCAATGGGTAAGTCCACCCACATGAAGTAGACAGGGTGTCCGGTGTTGCGGGACTGCACCTCACAATGACAATGTGTAGACTTTGGGTAATTTCTTAATTTGTGTTGTCTGGTAGTCTTAGATCCAAAGAAAGAGAAATGTTCGGCAAGTCCATGAGGGCATTCCAAGCCTGTTGGTGGCTACGCCAAAACATACTGATATAATGAGTATGTTGGTCAAAAAGGTATTGTAATGGAAGATAGTAATGGCTGACCTATTATTCAAGGGGCTTTGGCCACATCCCCTTTTATGGCATAACTACAAAGCATAtggatgtatacagtatatttttcgtatctttatttcactaggcaagtcagttaaggaacacattcttatttacaatgacggcctaggaacagtgggttaactgacttgctcaggggcagaacaacagattgttttaccttgtcagcttggggattcaatctagcaactaTTTCGATTACAGGTCCAATGCTCtaaaccacgaggctacctgcagccccaatATGAACCGTTGAACAAATTACCATTCAAGGATCAAATCTGGGTCACATGACGACAGCGATAACGACAAGCTCCCAGATgtgacgtgcgtgtgtgtgcacacgtgGGAGAAAGTTAAGGCATGAGGAGCCTTTCCTCGCCATTTGCGTCACTTCCTCCATTCCATGTCTTGAGGGGCAAAAGAGAAGCATTGTCGCCATCGCTATGCAGGCCTCTCAGTAGTAGACCTGCCAGACCTCTACTCAGTCAACAGTGCAGGATGACTCAAAGTGTCCTCTGGCCAGGATGGAGTCGGTGTgcgtcacaaacacacacacacacactttgacacaCAGCACCTTCAGATACACAGGGCCAAGCACCTCTGGCTCCCAAACATCTCGAGGCGGTAGTCCATGACCAGGTGAAATGGTTTCATCAAGTAGAGTACGCAGAGCCAGTCTACCGAGAGAGCCTCAGTAGCCATCTTCTTGTTGAACACATTAGCAACCATTTTTTTGTGTTGTGCTGCGTATACCATAAGGTatgtagagacagggagaggaaaatGTAGGCACTCAACAGTGCAACGTAAACACAATGAAAGGGAGGGGCCAGACAAAATTGTATGGTCAAAGTGGTAACATTTGACTTAAAACCAGCAGGTATGATGCGTTATGGTGCAGTTATAATGCATTGAAAGACTTATCATAAGCGTACATAGACCCCCCCCAGCATATGATATAGCAGTACACATTATATGGTCACACCTTAAAAAGGACACCTCTACGACCAAATGCAATATTCATGGGTAGTTCTACCATCTGATTGAAGTGACTGGTGCAttttgcataactttgtttacTTGAGTAGGGTACTCTATTTGACAGAGTACTAGGTCGCTGCCTGGAATAGGTCTTCTACTGAGGTGACAATAGAAGCAGTTACCTGCTGTTCTAGATGTAGGAACACGAGATGCTAACGCTAGGCTCATGCACTTAACTCACATTACCTTGTAAGAACAAGCTCTTTAAACGGGGCAACTGCAGTTGCTCCATCCGTTTTTGTACTTATCTACCCATTGCATATGAATGTAACGTATGACTCATCGAGTTTAGTTCGGTCCTGTTCCACCAGAACCCAAAATACAAGCtggttttactccaatgtttgtgaacaatgtaattgtaaacaaacatggtCAGAACTATACGTTTGATCTCATGGCTCGTCAGTTCTGGCATCAATTGCTCTAGGAATTTGAGTGGCTAAATCTTTCCAGCCCCACCCTTCAGCTGTGGGGCAAAAAGTGGCGTGTAaactgctttgttattgtttgccCCTATTTGCATGTGGTAAATGTAAATCCCATGTAGTATTCAGTGTACAATACACTTAGACTATGTACGGTCCTGAAAAGGAACTGTGTTACTCTAGTAAAACTGTACTGTTATGAACAAGTAATAATGCATTATACTTGTCTGCTACCCAAAGTTAAGGTGCTCAAAAGGTTTATGAACATGATTTTAAAAAACAATACTTCTGAAAATTAATTATTTTATTAATATTTTACAATCCTTTACTCATGGTTATGCTTCATATTTACTTAATTTTCTCAGCTCCACTTTGCAAGTGTCATGCTGTCCAGAAGACAACGACAAAACGGAAAGGATGAACGTGACAGTCTATACAACACCCTTTCAGAGGGGGAGAGATTCACATTTCACCTCTGGATGACTTCTCTTCCCTTCCGCTC includes:
- the LOC135552273 gene encoding protein shisa-7-like, whose amino-acid sequence is MRPRTYRRMFSNSLIFSLVSGLVLSAVTITTERRSSSGTTLFLLTGFGNKPMPPPPGGAKVAPKAAEMEDAHDGEPKEPETLPKPLPQIKLPQNMTAADALKPPLGAAQVAPPPRRLVDVDVCRAYYDVMGQLDSTFNCSKGTYIYCCGTCHYRYCCDHQRSRLDQESCNNYNSPGWLDTPQTNPPLSGNRGDPDSEQLQQQSNSTAYVIGGVISVTLVVAVGIKVAFHKMSRRPRNRDINMPRALVDILRSQASPVQQGERNDSSVLTNATVGDGLGRPPKSLYTPVLQSKDNRKRVPRMNNAQLASTGTLLTGKHSSSGLHPQPPFSHSFHNLAQLPPSYEAAMKPEISHYSSLKRLEKDFEDYSGYYSSKRRPNNAPLSFHSSQHHLHWGGDYTLGARGTLPLHSSRTHIHVPTSTPNPYPLPAQSSGYQAAFDKAPRRVMSQDQLLALGEGNTLSRLSKNQQHQYYKAMTTSKSSTSQTLRKSHERLLVSPDRLEERMVGMGMPGVGGMVGMSGMGEFGGMGVPTMGCLSHKAQSQQNICVTPSLDRHHMIKMNSHPTSGHELEMSVAGHPVGSWGDPHGHGPGAGVGQGSGAGTIGGHNVRRMAFAAKRQNTIEQLQYIPGGGGGGQTLRTASKNEVTV